A portion of the Streptomyces coeruleoprunus genome contains these proteins:
- a CDS encoding ATP-binding cassette domain-containing protein, with amino-acid sequence MTIRFDNVTYAYRRWNRPILTDFTYSLPAGLTVLLGPNGAGKSTLLKLAAGTVRPAHGTITLDDVPSTARSYRHAVGWLPQHVQPMPQLTAREYVAYTGWLKGMATSTAHEKAATALERVDLTEQAEVKTHRLSGGQLRRLGVAATLVHDTQVLLLDEPTAGLDPQQRRTFRNVLASLTDQVRILMSTHDTQDLAEEADHVTVLRAGRILHTGTSKEFLAHTPASVAPGRAAEAAYTAILNRDGNASG; translated from the coding sequence ATGACGATCCGCTTCGACAACGTGACCTACGCCTACCGGCGCTGGAACCGACCGATACTCACCGACTTCACCTACTCCCTCCCCGCCGGGCTGACCGTGCTCCTGGGCCCCAACGGCGCCGGGAAGTCCACCCTGCTGAAACTCGCCGCAGGCACCGTCCGCCCCGCACACGGAACAATCACACTCGACGACGTACCCTCGACCGCTCGCTCATACCGGCATGCCGTCGGATGGCTGCCGCAGCACGTACAGCCAATGCCGCAACTGACCGCCCGCGAGTACGTCGCCTACACAGGCTGGCTCAAGGGCATGGCCACCTCCACAGCACACGAGAAGGCCGCAACCGCGCTCGAGCGGGTCGACCTCACCGAGCAAGCCGAGGTGAAGACCCACCGGCTCTCCGGCGGACAACTCAGGCGTCTGGGCGTCGCGGCCACGCTCGTCCACGACACCCAAGTCCTGTTGCTCGACGAACCGACCGCAGGACTGGACCCACAGCAGCGCCGGACATTTCGCAACGTGCTGGCCTCCCTGACTGACCAGGTGAGGATCCTGATGTCCACTCACGACACCCAGGACCTCGCCGAGGAAGCCGACCACGTCACCGTCCTGCGAGCGGGCCGAATCCTTCACACCGGCACGTCCAAGGAGTTCCTGGCCCACACCCCAGCGAGCGTCGCACCCGGCCGCGCCGCCGAAGCCGCCTACACGGCAATCCTCAACCGCGACGGCAACGCAAGCGGGTGA
- a CDS encoding DUF7224 domain-containing protein, whose protein sequence is MKITVLFRTSPAVWAAPVALALPLLYYLGPGRPPADNFGYAPEITSYPLRFAYPFAYAVTSALAAWVSASLRQAGVWDMNHARSRYRIAAQALLPVVTLAWTMLILPPLTALTVEGTWPTWDSVSPLVVGMIVCVEHAVIGFAVGRWVPKVIAAPVLAVVTWVAVAFTVTVDAPWVRHVSGAFPEQLMFGEAPAWGALWPHVAFTGSIAAALMVAWLPVRRRAVAAAAALAVAAAGVTSTCKAVKNYDYTPPLKTYAVTMECGHTGGTAVCMPEQTAGALPQAVKATQKVLADFAAAGVPLRPKTVIDTLPEGRFATPSTASTWRVPLTAATDRDDAAFAVAVAATGMNCPSPDPLLRRVVIAWAAHVTGTTPSWQRLRASIDRQGSPGDVDGMLRSVLSRPAKEQADWFTTTSRKACTV, encoded by the coding sequence GTGAAGATCACCGTACTGTTCCGTACTTCGCCCGCCGTGTGGGCCGCTCCCGTCGCCCTCGCGCTGCCGCTGCTGTACTACCTCGGTCCCGGCCGGCCCCCGGCCGACAACTTCGGCTACGCGCCTGAGATCACGTCGTACCCCCTGCGCTTCGCCTACCCCTTCGCCTACGCCGTCACCTCCGCGCTCGCCGCCTGGGTGTCCGCGAGCCTGCGGCAGGCCGGTGTATGGGACATGAACCACGCCCGCTCCCGCTACCGCATCGCCGCCCAAGCACTGCTCCCGGTCGTCACACTGGCCTGGACGATGCTGATCCTTCCTCCGCTGACCGCACTCACGGTGGAGGGCACGTGGCCAACGTGGGACAGCGTCTCTCCCCTGGTCGTCGGAATGATCGTGTGCGTGGAGCACGCGGTGATCGGATTCGCCGTCGGGCGGTGGGTGCCGAAAGTGATCGCCGCGCCGGTCCTCGCGGTAGTGACCTGGGTGGCAGTGGCATTCACCGTCACCGTGGACGCTCCCTGGGTACGGCACGTGTCGGGTGCGTTCCCCGAACAGTTGATGTTCGGCGAGGCACCCGCGTGGGGGGCGCTGTGGCCACATGTCGCGTTCACCGGCAGCATCGCTGCCGCGCTGATGGTGGCGTGGCTGCCGGTGCGACGCCGGGCGGTGGCTGCGGCCGCCGCCCTGGCCGTTGCCGCCGCGGGGGTCACCAGCACGTGCAAGGCGGTGAAGAACTATGACTACACCCCACCGCTCAAGACCTATGCGGTCACCATGGAGTGCGGACACACGGGAGGGACGGCCGTGTGCATGCCGGAGCAGACAGCGGGCGCTTTGCCCCAGGCTGTGAAGGCCACCCAAAAAGTCCTGGCCGACTTCGCCGCGGCCGGTGTCCCCCTGCGGCCCAAGACCGTCATCGATACGCTTCCCGAAGGTCGCTTCGCCACCCCGTCGACGGCCTCGACCTGGCGCGTTCCCTTGACCGCTGCCACCGACCGCGACGACGCCGCGTTCGCCGTCGCCGTCGCCGCGACAGGCATGAACTGTCCTAGTCCAGACCCTCTTCTGCGCCGCGTGGTCATCGCGTGGGCCGCTCACGTCACCGGCACGACCCCGTCCTGGCAACGGCTGCGCGCGAGCATCGACCGTCAAGGCTCGCCGGGGGACGTCGACGGCATGTTGCGCAGCGTGCTGAGCCGACCAGCCAAGGAGCAGGCCGACTGGTTCACCACCACCTCCAGGAAGGCGTGCACGGTCTGA
- a CDS encoding matrixin family metalloprotease, with amino-acid sequence MHEEIHTYTWYVGDGGMPGGLTQAQAYAAFADAIDNITKTYNDCGISDTVDAKSSYAGTSTYEADINASSQCTPRDEQNTWDAGDLAAGHLAVTCSWTVDGTTSNLRELVEADVRYNTTDNNFTNSPSSSCVNLYDIRAVGTHEAGHVFGMDHVSAAHPDLTMSPSINACDTSDRTLGRGDYLTLEAIY; translated from the coding sequence ATGCACGAAGAGATTCATACCTACACGTGGTACGTGGGAGACGGAGGGATGCCGGGCGGACTGACGCAGGCCCAGGCTTACGCCGCTTTCGCGGACGCGATCGACAACATCACCAAGACCTACAACGACTGTGGTATCTCCGACACGGTCGACGCCAAGTCCAGCTACGCCGGCACCTCCACCTATGAGGCGGACATCAACGCCTCCAGCCAGTGCACACCTCGGGACGAGCAGAACACCTGGGATGCAGGCGACCTGGCAGCCGGGCACCTCGCTGTCACCTGCTCCTGGACCGTCGACGGAACAACGTCCAACCTGCGCGAGCTGGTCGAGGCTGACGTCCGCTACAACACGACCGACAACAACTTCACTAACAGCCCATCCTCCAGCTGCGTCAATCTCTACGACATTCGGGCAGTCGGAACGCACGAGGCAGGCCATGTGTTCGGAATGGATCACGTCTCGGCAGCGCACCCGGATCTCACCATGTCGCCGTCCATCAACGCATGTGACACTAGTGATAGGACGCTCGGGCGAGGGGACTACCTGACCCTCGAAGCGATCTACTAG
- a CDS encoding DUF6281 family protein: MLVTSSACGSGDTDVATSNSSGRTAGACVSQFEYQGRTYRDVANIDFTVTTALGFATQASCHDTGTETAETSIKRPAYAVKGISPEVAIAVGDSPSSAALHAVYSGPEVPKELQDLVRSK, translated from the coding sequence GTGCTCGTCACATCAAGCGCCTGCGGCTCTGGTGATACGGATGTCGCCACCTCCAATAGCAGTGGCCGCACCGCGGGGGCGTGCGTGTCCCAGTTTGAGTATCAGGGGCGCACCTACCGGGACGTCGCGAACATCGACTTCACAGTGACGACAGCCCTCGGCTTCGCGACGCAGGCCTCCTGCCACGACACCGGCACCGAGACGGCCGAAACCAGCATAAAGCGGCCTGCCTATGCCGTTAAGGGTATTTCTCCTGAGGTGGCGATTGCAGTAGGAGATTCTCCCTCAAGTGCCGCGCTCCACGCTGTTTACTCGGGTCCCGAGGTACCGAAAGAACTCCAGGACCTCGTGCGGTCCAAGTAG
- a CDS encoding UvrD-helicase domain-containing protein, translated as MTTPEQTTLARAAAEAQQKAAMAVTAPAYVSACPGAGKTYVITSRHLQSPWRLLRQGRALISFTRVARDQMARRCRQAGRADLVQAPHFIGTLDSFLWEFLVKPRRAANPAPRLLESWASIKAPVEGMDREISLHRFPMAVDPSQKEACESVAWDKLDYDTRQLIEASAYSRKAWEEKIFETRKSWCDQGYFTGHEARFLALWNLRNAKAAAGLVPPLRSRFSEVIVDEAQDCSAADLAILQLLHAAGLPLILVGDPDQAIYAWRGAEPQALRSFSAQLSPTPHQLTGNWRSSPVICRLAATLRTGQRPPDTSVVRDDDIPVLLLPTQFANSGSRHLHAPTGAGIVDFFRTLTEEYAVPAKDCLVTAYKYATLPAISREKPNTSAITSLAWAHAAAHSPGASGDDLTRACAIAVRVLFGYWYPGETGGPDSIMAAHRLSAGQVNRTAFAFLHSLPPPHKEWGPQVWQAMKAWPALPGAAPQGGKGRPAGKPTVSRPQAATDMRTNIIHQLKGDEADGVLLLLPDAGSVQRWATSDPVTDEVLRVWYVAVTRARRLAAIAVPEEETDALAQLLTGRQVPVRVA; from the coding sequence ATGACGACGCCGGAGCAGACGACCTTGGCGCGGGCGGCCGCCGAGGCGCAGCAGAAGGCCGCCATGGCCGTGACCGCGCCTGCCTACGTGTCTGCCTGCCCGGGCGCGGGCAAGACATATGTGATCACCAGCCGGCATCTGCAATCGCCCTGGCGACTACTACGGCAGGGCCGGGCCTTGATCTCGTTCACGCGGGTGGCGCGGGATCAGATGGCTCGCCGCTGCCGCCAGGCGGGCCGCGCCGACCTGGTCCAAGCGCCGCACTTCATCGGCACGCTCGACTCGTTCCTGTGGGAGTTCCTGGTCAAGCCTCGGCGAGCAGCCAATCCGGCGCCCCGCCTGCTGGAGTCGTGGGCGAGCATCAAGGCCCCGGTCGAGGGCATGGACCGGGAAATCTCCCTGCACCGCTTCCCCATGGCGGTGGACCCCTCGCAGAAAGAGGCGTGCGAGTCGGTTGCCTGGGACAAGCTCGACTACGACACCCGCCAGCTCATCGAGGCCAGCGCCTACAGCCGCAAGGCGTGGGAGGAGAAGATCTTCGAAACCCGCAAGTCGTGGTGTGACCAGGGCTACTTCACCGGGCACGAGGCGCGGTTCCTGGCCTTGTGGAACCTGCGCAACGCCAAGGCCGCCGCCGGGCTGGTGCCCCCGTTGCGCTCCCGGTTCTCAGAAGTCATCGTCGATGAGGCACAGGACTGTTCCGCCGCTGACCTGGCCATCCTTCAACTGCTGCACGCCGCCGGCCTTCCGCTGATCCTCGTCGGCGACCCGGACCAGGCCATCTACGCATGGCGCGGCGCCGAACCCCAGGCTCTGAGGTCCTTCTCCGCGCAGCTGTCTCCCACCCCGCACCAGCTGACCGGTAACTGGCGCAGCTCCCCCGTCATCTGCCGACTGGCGGCCACTCTGCGCACGGGGCAGCGACCGCCGGACACCTCGGTCGTGCGCGACGACGACATCCCTGTCCTGCTGCTTCCCACCCAATTCGCCAACTCCGGCAGCCGTCACCTGCACGCCCCGACCGGTGCCGGCATCGTTGACTTCTTCCGCACGCTCACCGAGGAGTACGCCGTCCCAGCCAAGGACTGCCTGGTGACCGCCTACAAGTACGCCACCTTGCCGGCCATCAGCCGGGAGAAGCCCAACACCAGCGCCATCACCAGCCTGGCCTGGGCCCACGCCGCCGCCCACAGCCCGGGCGCCTCCGGCGACGACCTCACCCGGGCCTGCGCGATCGCCGTGCGCGTCCTGTTCGGCTACTGGTATCCGGGCGAGACCGGCGGCCCCGACAGCATCATGGCCGCCCACCGCCTGTCGGCCGGCCAGGTCAACCGCACGGCCTTCGCGTTCCTGCACAGCCTGCCCCCGCCCCACAAAGAATGGGGTCCGCAAGTGTGGCAAGCCATGAAGGCCTGGCCTGCTCTGCCCGGGGCCGCTCCGCAGGGCGGCAAGGGCCGCCCTGCCGGAAAACCCACCGTGTCCCGTCCCCAGGCGGCCACCGACATGCGCACCAACATCATCCACCAACTCAAGGGCGATGAAGCAGACGGCGTCCTGCTGTTGCTGCCCGATGCCGGAAGCGTCCAGCGTTGGGCCACCTCGGACCCGGTCACCGACGAGGTGCTGCGCGTCTGGTACGTCGCCGTCACCCGTGCCCGCCGCCTGGCCGCCATCGCCGTGCCCGAGGAAGAGACCGACGCACTGGCCCAGCTGCTGACCGGCCGCCAGGTGCCGGTCCGCGTCGCATGA
- a CDS encoding ATP-dependent nuclease, whose translation MYVAEVLVERFRSCERVQIPLRPEVTVLVGENNAGKSSVIDAIRLLTDPLDGRRVRYFEDADVLKPAASLGGPSLQMDVADIGPEQSGAYLEALLREGPPESRTARWQVSWTAPQMGGRRGSTVWAQGAGLPVTGEPPARGGVRHVYLPALRDAERELASAGGDRVRMILRGLLGDDEQVDAFVERIGTELKKVAADPDVFRVNEKINEPLRDLTVGAHPQMSELALAEPTFASIARSLRMLLGDASAQPFPLSASGLGYANTLFIATVMAELDAAAEADLTVLLVEEPEAHLHPQLQTLLLRYLQQRARASRRRPSGDPSQPAGHLQVVVTTHSPILSAAASVEDLVVMARCPSELSDGWQARPLPIPRLQLSPDRVRHLDRYLDATKSALLFASRAILVEGISELLLLPALAERVLAADEAADEAAKREAFEAVERFFGITRVIVDGVGFQVYLQVLLAPVDGICLGRRVALITDTDVAPGEPEPARLQSLRELPRRWGSPGALHVAAAPRTLEPALWSSDNIIALRAAFLGCAPRSASRWEQVIQADDPALAFGELFVPKTSRTVTGADGELAKGAPISKGEFAQELADVLADRAVPFTVPTYLANAIRFITASDASTPAVGTP comes from the coding sequence GTGTACGTGGCCGAGGTGCTTGTGGAGCGGTTCCGGTCGTGCGAGCGGGTACAGATCCCGCTGCGCCCGGAAGTGACGGTTCTTGTCGGGGAGAACAACGCGGGCAAGTCCAGCGTGATCGATGCGATTCGTCTACTCACGGACCCTCTGGACGGGCGCCGGGTGCGCTATTTCGAGGACGCCGACGTCCTCAAGCCCGCCGCCTCGCTGGGCGGCCCCAGTCTGCAGATGGACGTGGCCGATATCGGCCCGGAGCAGAGTGGCGCGTATCTTGAGGCGCTGCTGCGCGAGGGGCCTCCCGAGAGCCGTACGGCGCGGTGGCAGGTGTCCTGGACAGCTCCGCAAATGGGTGGGCGACGCGGCAGCACGGTCTGGGCGCAGGGCGCGGGCCTTCCCGTCACGGGCGAGCCTCCCGCGCGCGGTGGTGTGCGACATGTCTACCTGCCGGCGCTGCGCGATGCGGAACGGGAGCTGGCCTCGGCTGGCGGCGACCGAGTGCGGATGATCCTTCGCGGGCTGCTGGGGGACGACGAGCAGGTCGATGCCTTCGTGGAACGGATCGGCACCGAGCTGAAGAAGGTGGCCGCAGACCCGGACGTGTTCAGGGTCAACGAGAAGATCAACGAGCCGCTGCGGGACCTGACCGTCGGCGCGCATCCCCAGATGAGTGAACTGGCCCTGGCTGAACCAACGTTCGCGTCGATCGCCCGGTCGCTGCGCATGCTGTTGGGTGATGCCTCCGCGCAACCGTTTCCGCTGTCGGCCTCGGGGCTGGGCTACGCCAACACCCTGTTCATCGCCACGGTGATGGCGGAGCTGGACGCAGCCGCCGAGGCTGACCTGACCGTGCTGCTGGTCGAGGAGCCCGAGGCACACCTGCATCCGCAGCTGCAGACGCTGCTGCTGCGCTATCTGCAGCAGCGGGCACGGGCCTCGCGCCGCCGGCCGTCGGGTGACCCGTCCCAGCCTGCCGGGCATCTGCAAGTGGTGGTCACCACGCACTCCCCCATCCTGTCGGCTGCGGCCAGCGTAGAGGACCTGGTGGTCATGGCACGTTGCCCGAGCGAGCTGTCGGACGGCTGGCAAGCGCGGCCTCTTCCCATTCCCCGGCTGCAGTTGAGCCCGGACCGGGTGCGGCATCTGGACCGCTATCTGGACGCCACGAAGAGTGCCCTGCTCTTCGCATCGCGGGCAATCCTAGTGGAGGGCATTTCCGAGCTTCTGCTGTTGCCGGCTCTGGCCGAGCGGGTCCTCGCCGCCGACGAGGCCGCCGACGAGGCGGCGAAGCGGGAGGCGTTCGAGGCGGTGGAACGGTTCTTCGGCATCACCCGGGTGATCGTGGACGGTGTCGGGTTCCAGGTCTATCTGCAAGTGCTGCTGGCGCCCGTTGACGGCATCTGTCTGGGACGGCGCGTGGCGCTGATCACCGACACGGACGTGGCGCCCGGGGAACCGGAACCGGCACGGCTTCAGTCCCTGCGGGAGCTGCCGCGCCGCTGGGGTTCTCCCGGCGCGCTGCACGTGGCCGCGGCGCCTCGGACGCTGGAGCCGGCCCTGTGGTCGTCCGACAACATCATCGCCCTGCGAGCGGCATTCCTGGGCTGCGCGCCACGCTCCGCAAGCCGCTGGGAGCAGGTCATCCAAGCGGACGATCCCGCGCTGGCTTTCGGGGAGCTGTTCGTTCCGAAGACCAGCCGGACGGTTACTGGAGCGGATGGAGAGCTGGCGAAGGGGGCTCCCATCTCCAAGGGGGAGTTCGCGCAGGAACTCGCCGACGTATTGGCCGACCGGGCGGTGCCATTCACCGTGCCCACCTACCTCGCGAACGCCATCCGCTTCATCACCGCCTCTGACGCCAGCACCCCTGCGGTGGGCACACCATGA
- a CDS encoding Mu transposase C-terminal domain-containing protein → MDDGLGRHRDELRPAAVAQLLGLRRAGKLTTAHVQLVSEALNVHIRTVWDWLASAEKTGSPEKPERSRFRITNEIIEVLADYQGNVKRAHEHLVREAQAAGEKPIGLTTLHDAIARDLDPGFMAGLREGIPAARGFDPAFRRPAVARNQVWEGDHKQAPLVVMMPDKKLSKVWVTWFEDRGTCYVMGWAVTAGSAHRGSVLAAVRASVLREDPYGPAGGLPQLVRVDGGADFLSKTVRRAFGLLGVPVHRVRSARHKGGIERLNRTSMTRFFADLPRYTKAPLLDHRSRVGETDPPLTFEAFVERLGEWVHEHNTQHVVKRTGATPLEAWLADPTEIRPEPTPAELRAFMLESDHRPRKITSHGVEFAGRCYMPENGVGRIGVEVRVRWMPHHSHEIDLYTFRGDRYLGRAFLSDEATEELRAKVLAGRREHSAELRRALQRSGERRRDRHLPATEPQLPVQATRMTKEEALAELAGTSRSAPAAPRRRAEPYHPLTPVPAGWVRPGQAAAPADPSSEDA, encoded by the coding sequence ATGGACGACGGCCTGGGGCGGCATCGGGATGAGTTGCGGCCTGCCGCGGTGGCTCAACTGTTGGGGCTGCGCAGGGCGGGGAAGCTGACAACGGCGCATGTGCAGCTGGTCTCCGAAGCGTTGAACGTGCACATCAGGACGGTGTGGGACTGGCTAGCGAGCGCTGAGAAGACCGGCAGCCCGGAGAAGCCGGAACGCTCCCGGTTCCGTATCACCAACGAGATCATCGAAGTTCTCGCCGACTACCAGGGCAACGTCAAACGCGCTCACGAGCACTTGGTGCGCGAAGCCCAGGCAGCGGGGGAGAAGCCGATCGGTCTGACAACGCTGCACGATGCCATCGCTCGCGACCTCGATCCGGGTTTCATGGCGGGTCTGCGGGAGGGCATTCCGGCCGCCCGTGGTTTCGATCCCGCGTTCCGGCGGCCGGCGGTGGCCCGGAACCAGGTGTGGGAGGGCGATCACAAGCAGGCCCCGCTCGTCGTGATGATGCCCGACAAGAAGCTGTCGAAGGTGTGGGTGACCTGGTTCGAGGACCGCGGTACCTGCTATGTGATGGGCTGGGCGGTCACCGCCGGTTCCGCGCACCGCGGCTCGGTCCTCGCTGCCGTACGGGCGTCGGTGCTGCGGGAGGATCCCTATGGGCCGGCCGGGGGACTGCCTCAGCTGGTACGGGTCGACGGCGGCGCCGACTTCCTGTCCAAGACGGTCCGGCGGGCCTTCGGGCTTCTTGGCGTCCCGGTGCACCGGGTGCGCAGCGCCCGCCACAAGGGCGGTATCGAGCGGCTGAACCGCACCAGCATGACCCGCTTCTTCGCCGACCTGCCCCGCTACACCAAGGCGCCCCTGCTTGACCACCGCAGCCGCGTCGGCGAGACGGACCCGCCACTGACCTTCGAGGCATTCGTGGAGCGCCTGGGGGAGTGGGTGCATGAGCACAACACCCAGCACGTGGTGAAGCGCACCGGGGCGACGCCGCTTGAGGCGTGGCTGGCCGACCCCACCGAGATCCGTCCCGAGCCCACCCCGGCCGAGCTGCGCGCGTTCATGCTGGAGAGCGATCACCGGCCCCGGAAGATCACCAGTCACGGGGTGGAGTTCGCGGGCCGCTGTTACATGCCCGAGAACGGTGTGGGCCGGATCGGGGTCGAGGTGCGGGTGCGGTGGATGCCGCACCACAGCCATGAGATCGACCTGTATACCTTCCGCGGGGACCGCTACCTGGGCCGGGCCTTCCTCAGCGACGAGGCCACCGAGGAACTGCGCGCCAAGGTCCTTGCCGGGCGCCGGGAGCACAGCGCTGAGCTGCGCCGGGCCTTGCAGCGCTCCGGTGAGCGCAGACGCGACCGTCATCTGCCGGCTACCGAACCCCAACTACCTGTCCAGGCGACCCGCATGACCAAGGAAGAGGCGCTCGCCGAACTCGCGGGCACCAGCCGGTCAGCGCCTGCCGCGCCTCGTAGGCGCGCAGAGCCGTATCACCCTTTGACGCCCGTCCCGGCCGGCTGGGTGCGCCCCGGCCAGGCCGCTGCCCCCGCCGATCCGTCTTCGGAGGACGCATGA